In one window of Posidoniimonas corsicana DNA:
- a CDS encoding GspE/PulE family protein, producing MDTGDVLLDHGLLTSDQLRELRAGADDDRLDTAAVKRGWLTEEQALGALGDHLGFQCVDLEKTDVDLTLLSSFPQRMIHRHALFPVSRHNGSLVVATSNPFELYALDELSSLTGLAVEPVLAPSKQINARIKAHLGVGSETVDGLLAARQDDVQLLEDLDDDAELDEEAQEASVVRLVNEILLEAIEARASDVHIEAQADGVRIRYRIDGILHSQPVPQEISHFQAAIISRLKIMARLNIAEKRLPQDGRIKLRVHGREVDVRVSVIPMLHGEGIVMRILDKGGAEFSLERLNMEPDLAAQINELIRLPHGIVLVTGPTGSGKTTTLYSALTDICDEEIKIITTEDPVEYQLAGINQIQVHPKIGLTFAASLRSILRHDPDVVLVGEIRDHETAENAIQASLTGHLVFSTLHTNDAPSAYTRLIDMGVEPFLVASTIEAVMAQRLVRRLCPACREPYEPDPSDLPKDFPWEAYKEGGQPIYRAKGCRECGEIGFAGRQGIFELCRTTDAVRQLAHDRSSTWDIRKAALADGMRTLRGDAWLKVFKGITTVDEVLRVTKGDVA from the coding sequence ATGGATACCGGAGACGTACTTCTCGACCACGGTCTGTTGACCAGCGACCAGCTACGAGAGCTGCGCGCCGGCGCCGACGACGACCGGCTCGACACCGCCGCGGTAAAGCGGGGCTGGCTGACGGAGGAGCAGGCGCTTGGCGCCCTGGGCGACCACCTTGGCTTCCAGTGCGTCGACCTGGAGAAGACCGACGTCGACCTGACGCTGCTCTCCAGCTTCCCGCAGCGGATGATCCACCGGCACGCGCTGTTCCCGGTGTCCCGCCACAACGGCTCGCTGGTCGTGGCGACCAGCAACCCGTTTGAGCTGTACGCCCTCGACGAGCTCAGCAGCCTGACCGGGTTGGCGGTCGAGCCGGTGCTCGCCCCCAGCAAGCAGATCAACGCCCGCATCAAGGCGCACCTGGGCGTCGGCAGCGAGACCGTCGACGGCCTGCTCGCCGCCCGCCAGGACGACGTGCAGCTCCTTGAGGACCTGGACGACGACGCCGAGCTGGACGAAGAGGCCCAAGAGGCCTCGGTCGTCCGCCTGGTCAACGAGATCCTGCTCGAGGCGATCGAGGCCCGCGCGAGCGACGTGCACATCGAGGCCCAGGCCGACGGCGTGCGGATCCGCTACCGCATCGACGGCATCCTGCACTCGCAGCCGGTGCCGCAGGAGATCAGCCACTTCCAGGCCGCCATCATCAGCCGCCTGAAGATCATGGCCCGGCTAAACATCGCGGAGAAACGCCTGCCGCAGGACGGCCGCATCAAGCTCCGCGTGCACGGCCGCGAGGTCGACGTGCGTGTGTCGGTCATCCCGATGCTGCACGGCGAGGGCATCGTGATGCGTATCCTCGACAAGGGGGGCGCCGAGTTCTCGCTCGAACGGCTCAACATGGAGCCCGACCTGGCCGCCCAGATCAACGAGCTGATCCGCCTGCCGCACGGCATCGTGCTGGTGACCGGCCCCACCGGCTCGGGTAAGACCACCACGCTGTACAGCGCGCTGACCGACATCTGTGACGAAGAGATCAAGATCATCACCACCGAGGACCCGGTGGAATACCAGCTGGCGGGCATCAACCAGATCCAGGTGCACCCCAAGATCGGGCTGACGTTCGCCGCCTCGCTGCGGTCCATCCTGCGTCACGACCCGGACGTGGTGCTGGTGGGCGAGATCCGCGACCACGAGACCGCCGAAAACGCCATCCAGGCGTCGCTGACCGGCCACCTCGTGTTCAGCACGCTGCACACCAACGACGCGCCCAGCGCCTACACGCGTCTGATCGACATGGGCGTCGAGCCGTTCCTGGTGGCCAGCACCATCGAGGCGGTCATGGCCCAGCGGCTGGTGCGGCGGCTCTGCCCCGCGTGCCGCGAGCCCTACGAGCCCGACCCCTCCGACCTGCCCAAGGACTTCCCGTGGGAGGCCTACAAGGAGGGCGGGCAGCCGATCTACCGCGCCAAGGGCTGCCGCGAGTGCGGCGAGATCGGCTTCGCCGGCCGGCAGGGCATCTTCGAGCTGTGCCGCACCACCGACGCGGTCCGCCAGCTCGCGCACGACCGGTCCAGCACCTGGGACATCCGCAAGGCGGCCCTGGCCGATGGCATGCGGACCCTCCGTGGTGACGCCTGGCTCAAGGTGTTCAAGGGGATCACCACGGTGGACGAGGTGCTGCGGGTCACGAAAGGGGACGTCGCCTAG